Proteins from one Oncorhynchus tshawytscha isolate Ot180627B linkage group LG16, Otsh_v2.0, whole genome shotgun sequence genomic window:
- the spag6 gene encoding sperm-associated antigen 6 has translation MLLCTVYCCFSWKTHIFIRHLLENWSSLKKKNLIVIMSQRQVLQVFEQYQKSRTQFVQTIAELATRPQNIETLQNAGVMSLLRPLLLDVVPTIQQTTALALGRLANYNDDLAEAVVKGDILPQLVYSLTEQNRFYKKAAAFVLRAVAKHSPALAQAVVDCGALDALVISLEEFDPGVKEAAAWALGYIARHNAHLSQAVVDAGAVPLLVLCIQEPEVALKRIAASALSDIAKHSPELAQTVVDTGAIAHLAQMILNPDAKLKRQVFSALSQISKHSVDLAEMVVEAEIFPAVLACLRDPDEYVRKNVTTLMREITKHTPELSLMIVNAGGVAAVIDYLGDSRGNVRLPGIMMLGYVAAHSENLAMAVIVSKGVPQLAICLSEEPEEHIKAATAWAFGQIGRHTPEHARAVSTANVLPKLLALYMDTDSSEDLQVKAKKALKSILQKCTYLPALEPLLYEAPSNILKHVVCQFSKVLPHDSKARRLFVTSGGLKKVQEIKADPGSALQEYINSINNCYPEEIVRYYSPGYSETLLARVEKYQPV, from the exons ATGCTGCTCTGCACTGTTTACTGCTGCTTTTCATGGAAAACTCACATATTTATTAGACATTTATTAGAAAATTggagttctttaaaaaaaaaaaatctaattgtaATCATGAGTCAACGACAGGTTTTACAAG TGTTTGAGCAGTATCAGAAATCAAGGACACAGTTTGTGCAGACTATTGCTGAGCTTGCCACAAGACCACAAAACATTGAAACTTTACAAAATGCTG GTGTGATGTCCCTGCTGAGGCCTTTACTGCTAGACGTGGTTCCTACCATCCAGCAGACAACTGCTCTGGCTCTAGGACGACTGGCCAACTACAATGACGACCTGGCAGAGGCCGTCGTCAAGGGAGACATCCTCCCACAGCTCGTCTACTCCCTGACCGAACAGaac aggttttATAAGAAGGCAGCAGCGTTTGTCCTGCGTGCGGTGGCCAAGCACAGCCCTGCTCTGGCCCAGGCCGTGGTGGACTGTGGAGCGCTGGACGCTCTGGTCATCTCTCTGGAAGAGTTTGACCCTGGGGTCAAGGAGGCTGCTGCTTGGGCTCTGGGATACATTGCACGCCACAATGCAC ACCTGTCTCAGGCGGTAGTGGATGCGGGGGCCGTTCCTCTGCTGGTGCTGTGTATCCAGGAACCAGAGGTGGCCCTGAAACGCATCGCTGCCTCGGCCCTCAGCGACATCGCCAAGCACTCCCCTGAGCTGGCTCAGACTGTGGTCGACACCGGCGCCATCGCACACCTGGCCCAGATGATCCTCAACCCTGATGCCAAACTGAAG aggcaggtgttctCTGCCCTGAGTCAGATCAGTAAGCACTCGGTGGACCTGGCTGAGATGGTGGTGGAGGCAGAGATCTTCCCTGCTGTCCTGGCCTGCCTCCGAGACCCAGATGAGTACGTCAGGAAGAATGTTACCACACTGATGAGAGAGATCACCAAACACACAcctgag ctgtcTCTGATGATCGTGAACGCGGGTGGTGTGGCGGCGGTGATTGACTACCTGGGTGATAGCCGTGGTAACGTGCGGTTACCTGGGATCATGATGCTTGGATATGTGGCCGCTCACTCTGAAAACCTTGCCATGGCCGTCATCGtgtctaag GGGGTGCCCCAGCTggccatctgtctgtctgaggagCCAGAGGAGCACATCAAGGCGGCCACAGCGTGGGCGTTTGGCCAGATCGGCCGCCACACCCCGGAGCATGCTAGGGCCGTGTCCACAGCTAACGTCCTGCCCAAGCTGCTGGCCCTCTACATGGACACGGACAGCTCAGAGGACCTGCAGGTCAAG GCTAAGAAGGCTCTGAAGAGCATCCTACAGAAGTGTACCTACCTGCCTGCTCTGGAGCCCCTGCTCTACGAAGCTCCCAGCAACATCCTGAAACATGTTGTCTGCCAGTTCAGCAAG gtGCTGCCCCATGACAGCAAGGCTCGTCGTCTGTTTGTAACCAGCGGAGGCCTGAAGAAGGTTCAGGAAATTAAGGCTGATCCTGGATCTGCCCTGCAGGAGTACATCAACTCTATCAACAACTGTTATCCTGAGGAGATagtcag GTACTACTCCCCAGGCTACTCAGAGACTCTGCTGGCGCGGGTAGAGAAGTACCAGCCTGTTTGA